Below is a genomic region from Octopus sinensis unplaced genomic scaffold, ASM634580v1 Contig07147, whole genome shotgun sequence.
TTTGAAAATACTGGTGAGTCACGTAGGAATCAAACCCCAGCTTGATCTAGCTTTATACAACTGTACTGGTGTCAATTGAATATACAGAGAAAGttattctccctctgttttcacttTTAAGGAACAAAGATGATGGTTGTTTATGACTTTTTACTTGAAATCTGAAAAATTAATAGTCAGCAGATGGGATACTGTGAGGAAGAATATAGATCAGGGCTTCCCAAAGAGGGTAGTACAACCCATGGGAATAGGCTGTGGAATGGAAAATTTTACAAGgactctctcttccctctctctctcactctctctgtcccctctctctctctctcgctctctctcctctctatctctctctcgctccccctccctctctctctcctttgataTATTTCAAAAGCCTTTACTTTCTTCACTTCAGATTAACCTAAGAGATTCAAACGGTAAAACTTATCTGATGGCTGCTTCTGCAGAGGGCAACATAGTTTTAATAAACTTGTTAATAGATGCTGGAGCAGATTTGGACAAGAGAGACACAAGGGGTCGGACAGCTTTTTATCATGCTGTGTTTGGGTAAGTTCAGAATTACCTAAAATCTCCagatctgtttttgtttctcgatTTCTTCCAATTTCAGACAGGTTAAATATCCAAAGATGCCATAGTAGTAGCAGTGGAACAACAGGATGACAACATGACAACAGTAACCAACAACAACTTCTTATTTTTATCCATGTATCCAATTCGTTATGCATTATTGAAGCATAAAAACGTTTTCTGAGATTTGCtgtcaaaacaaaatattttttgatttggaGATAATCTTTGAAAGGCAAACATTCTTAAGATTGACCCAGTGTGATGCAGCATCCTCTGTTAGTATTGATTATG
It encodes:
- the LOC115227787 gene encoding ankyrin repeat domain-containing protein 46-like; translation: MKWLLGVLHLEYSVFLQDMDIKKIKEKIESGDIEGAKSMIESRSDRINLRDSNGKTYLMAASAEGNIVLINLLIDAGADLDKRDTRGRTAFYHAVFG